The genomic interval GTTGCGAACTTCTTCATCCAAACTCACCTCCCCCCCCGTTTTGTTTATAACCAGAGATTGCACCTTGCGCAGCGTTCGGTTTCGTGATGAACGCTTTCCTCTGGGAATCTCTTTTCCACTTCATGGAACGTCCGCCTGCTTTCCTCGGGCGACAACCGCGGCGCCTGCCTTCGGATCCGCCACTCGGGCCGGTCGGTGACCTGCGGCTCGGACGCGCGGCGGTAGTTGTCCTCGAACCGTGCTTTTCTGACCTCTTGGACGCAAAGGTCCTCATAGATATTCAACGCCGCCGCTCTGCCGGATGCTGATGCTTCGACAACGGACCCGGGACCGCGAACGCAGTCCCCGCAGATATAGGAGGAGATATTAATTTCCTTTCCCCGAAAATGCAACCGGTAAACGTGACGGGCCGGATCGATCGCTTTTCGTGATGCCGTGGCCGGAAGAAAATCCATTTCGGCGCGGCTGCCGATCGCCATGACGATCATATCCGCGGGTACGTCGAACTCGCTTCCCAGCACCGTGCGCGGCACGATGCGTCCCTTCGCGTCGAACTCTATCTTTTCGACCTCGAGCGCCTCGAACCCCTCCACCCTTCCGTGCCGGACGAGGAACTTCTTGACCGCGGTGGAGGGAATGATCTTGATGCCCTCCGCTATCGCATCCTCCACTTCCCACGGAAATGCCGGCATCGCCTCCCTCGATTCGAGGCAGGCGACCGTCACGTCGTGCGTTCCGAGGCGCAGCGCCACGCGGGCCACGTCGATGGCCACGTTTCCGCCGCCTACGATGACCATCCTGCCGTATGTCCGGAACGGCTTGCCGCGCCGGGCGGCTGCGAGAAACGTGAGGGCATCGTGGAACCCTTCCTTTTCCCCCCCCGCGCCTGGAAGGCGGATCGGCTCTCCCGCCCCCACCGCCAGCAGCACGGCCTGGTACCCCTGTTTCTCGAGGTCTGCGAACGTGAAGTCCCTTCCTAAACGCATGCCCCCCCGGAACCGGACGTCCCGGGCGAAAATCGTCTTGAGGTCTTCGGCCCCCGCATCGCAGGGAAAACGGAACTCCGCGACGGCGTATCTCATCATGCCGCCCGGTTCCTCGTTCGCGTCGAAAACGGTCACACGGCTCCCCAATCGGGCGAGGGTATTGGCGGCGGAAAGGCCGGCGGGACCGGCGCCGACGACGGCGACTTTCGGCGAGCGGTCATCCTCGTTCACCTCGGAAGACGGAGAGATCCCTGCCGCATATCCGAGATCGGAAAGGAAACGCTTGACCGCCATGATGGAGATCGGGGCATTGTATTCGTT from Deltaproteobacteria bacterium carries:
- a CDS encoding FAD-dependent oxidoreductase — translated: MDFLSPENFLRFGYKDCLLCEVERKGEEKRCKRCSGRVNQRDRLLWEINRARIFRISATLSLIYPGLGHIYSGRYAEGIFWASLIPLSMGLVLSVWQGPTIGHAVLLLEFVLIYYLARLTAGRGYKETLAPCQAACPSGLHIPDYLALIREGRILESLALVHDRLPFAAFCGRACPHPCEQKCVRNEYNAPISIMAVKRFLSDLGYAAGISPSSEVNEDDRSPKVAVVGAGPAGLSAANTLARLGSRVTVFDANEEPGGMMRYAVAEFRFPCDAGAEDLKTIFARDVRFRGGMRLGRDFTFADLEKQGYQAVLLAVGAGEPIRLPGAGGEKEGFHDALTFLAAARRGKPFRTYGRMVIVGGGNVAIDVARVALRLGTHDVTVACLESREAMPAFPWEVEDAIAEGIKIIPSTAVKKFLVRHGRVEGFEALEVEKIEFDAKGRIVPRTVLGSEFDVPADMIVMAIGSRAEMDFLPATASRKAIDPARHVYRLHFRGKEINISSYICGDCVRGPGSVVEASASGRAAALNIYEDLCVQEVRKARFEDNYRRASEPQVTDRPEWRIRRQAPRLSPEESRRTFHEVEKRFPEESVHHETERCARCNLWL